A window of Mixophyes fleayi isolate aMixFle1 chromosome 10, aMixFle1.hap1, whole genome shotgun sequence contains these coding sequences:
- the API5 gene encoding apoptosis inhibitor 5, translating into MPTVEELYRNYGILADAKDDVSQHKAAYQVILDGVKGGAKEKRLAAQFIPKFFKHFPELSDAALNAQLDLCEDEDVSIRRQAIKELSQFAAGDNLPRVADILTQLLQSDDSAEFNLVNNALLSIFKMDAKGTLGGLFSQILQGEDIVRERAIKFLSAKMKTLPEDVLTKEVEDLIFSESKKVLYDVTGEEFVLFMKILSSLKTLQTVSGRQLLVDLVTEQAGLHQTLNPADPDSVDRLLQCMRQAVPLFSKNVHSTKFVTYFCEHVLPILSSLTSPAEGIDVQLEVLKLLAEMSSFCGDMDKLESNLNKLFDKLLEYMPLPPEEVENGENSANEEPKLQFSYVECLLFSFHQLGRKLPDFLIGKVNAEKLKDFKIRLQYFARGLQVYIRQLRLALQGKTGDSLKTEENKIKVVALKITNNINVLIKDLFHNPPSYKSTVTLSWKPVQKTEVAQKRSSEDTTSSSPPKKPIGGPKRDSRQIYNPPSGKYSGGLGPFSYDQRGGFRGGRGRGWGGRGNRSRGRVY; encoded by the exons ATGCCGACCGTGGAGGAGCTGTACCGGAACTACGGGATCCTGGCCGACGCCAAGGACGACGTTAGCCAG CACAAAGCCGCATATCAAGTAATCCTGGATGGCGTGAAAGGGGGAGCGAAAGAAAAGAGATTGGCAGCTCAGTTTATACCCAAATTTTTCAAGCATTTCCCAGAGCTGTCCGACGCTGCCCTCAATGCTCAGCTGGATCTATGTGAAGACGAAGATGTTTCG ATTCGCCGGCAAGCAATTAAAGAACTGTCACAGTTTGCAGCAGGAGACAACCTCCCCCGTGTGGCAGACATTCTCACTCAGCTTCTGCAGTCAG ATGATTCCGCTGAATTCAACTTGGTGAACAATGCTTTGTTGAGCATATTCAAAATGGATGCGAAAG GTACACTGGGGGGCTTGTTCAGCCAGATTCTTCAAGGTGAAGATATTGTCCGCGAGAGAGCCATTAAATTCCTCTCTGCCAAGATGAAGACGCTTCCCGAAGACGTTCTGACGAAGGAGGTGGAAGATTTAATATTCTCTGAATCCAAAAAG GTTCTGTATGATGTCACCGGAGAGGAGTTTGTCCTGTTCATGAAGATCCTGTCCTCACTGAAGACCTTGCAGACAGTCAGCGGGAGACAGCTACTGGTGGATCTAGTGACCGAGCAAGCAGGACTGCATCAAACCCTAAACCCAGCAGACCCTGACTCTGTAGACCGCCTGCTCCAGTGCATGCGCCAGGCAGTGCCCCTCTTCTCA AAAAACGTCCACTCCACTAAATTCGTCACCTATTTCTGTGAGCACGTTCTTCCCATCCTGAGCTCTCTGACCAGCCCAGCTGAAGGCATTGATGTGCAGCTGGAG GTATTGAAGTTGTTGGCGGAGATGAGCTCGTTCTGCGGTGACATGGACAAGCTAGAATCCAACTTGAACAAACTGTTCGATAAGTTACTG GAATACATGCCACTCCCACCGGAGGAAGTGGAGAACGGGGAGAACTCTGCCAACGAGGAGCCCAAACTTCAGTTTAGCTACGTCGAATGTTTACTCTTCAGTTTCCACCAACTTGGGAGGAAATTGCCGGATTTTCTCATTGGTAAAGTGAATGCTGAGAAGCTGAAAGATTTCAAAATCAG GTTACAGTACTTTGCCAGAGGACTTCAGGTCTACATCAGACAGCTTCGCCTGGCCCTGCAGGGCAAAACCGGGGACTCGCTTAAAACAGAAGAG AACAAAATCAAAGTGGTAGCTTTGAAAATAACCAAcaatattaatgttttaatcAAG GATTTGTTTCACAATCCTCCATCCTACAAAAGCACTGTGACGCTGTCTTGGAAGCCGGTCCAGAAAACAGAGGTTGC ACAAAAGAGATCAAGTGAAGACACTACATCTAGTTCCCCTCCCAAAAAACCTATAGGTGGACCAAAAAGGGACTCAAGACAGATCTATAACCCACCCAGCGGCAAGTACAGTGGAGGCCTTGGACCCTTCTCTTATG ACCAGAGAGGAGGATTCCGCGGCGGCAGAGGAAGAGGTTGGGGCGGCCGTGGGAACCGCAGTCGGGGGAGAGTTTACTAA